Part of the Apostichopus japonicus isolate 1M-3 chromosome 13, ASM3797524v1, whole genome shotgun sequence genome is shown below.
GTAACAAATTTGAATATCAAACTTTCTTTTTCAGCCACCGCATATTCAAACTCTCCCACATTTAAGCTCATTTTATATCCGCTATCTTTCCGACACATTTTAATCTTTAGATCCATGTTGCATTCCCCTATACCTTACATATTGTGCAATTTCTAATTTACTTCAAAGCATCACTACTGAATTAAAGTGCAACTTTTTACCAGATTCACTGTCCCCTGCTTCTTTATTCTCATTTTCCTTTCCCTCTGTGGCTTCTTCATCCTCATCATCCCAAGCATCCTAAAATAGAAAggaaacagaaagaagaaaaatgaaccCATGACATTATAAGTGATGTAAAACACTGGTCTTTTGTTTCAGTTCCTCCAATATCAATATTTACCAAACAGAAACCATGTTGACATGATGGTAAAAAATAGCTTTGAGGTAGTACAATGGGAAGTTGGCATAGTGCAATAAAGTAACTGCTTATATATTGGTACACTAGTACAGAGAGTGTGTGGTGAACTGCCTTTTGTAAAGCAAAGGAAGGGGAGAGAGAATACCAAGGAAGTTGTGGATAGACACAAAGGAAATGCTGATGGCTATCAACATTGCTATTGGAATGAGATGCATATGTTGCTTAATATTCAATAAGAGAAATATACTAGAAAGTAGTATTATTTGCACACCAATGAAGAGTGCTGGAGAATAAATTATAGTATGTTTCACACTATCTTAGGTTTTGTACAGTAACTCCGTAAAAAACTTGTTACCTTAAGATCCTTGTCATGTCAGTCCTACGGAATACTTCCAATTGCCAGGTGCATCCCTTGACTGTctaattaacaaatattttaattagaTATAAATTACCTTgacatcatcttcatcttctccGTCCCATTTGTCACCAACAACCGATGGCTGTTGAAACCCAGCATCAGGGTCAAAATCTTCGGCATCTAAAAGTCACATACAAATTTTTGAATTAGGCCTAAGCTAGTAAGtagtattaatattttttttatcatcacacatgtaactttttgttaggcctaggctatttaaatatttccttCCAGTTTCTGGTACTAATTTGGAATCCGTACCATTCAACTACCCAACTAAccatattccctacttcctaacgcTTTAATTAATTCCAGCGAATCATTCACGCGACGCACCTATTCACTGACTGTTATTCTATTGAGCACACACATTCAgccggattatacagttgttattctgccgattcgaagtaagctttcccattcatatggtacggattctaaagttaggccaaaaATGTTACATAGCATCTATACTACCATGTTTTTGTATTGTGGGTACATacttaggctaggctaggcttaACGTTCGTTCAGTATGTTTCAGGAACTTGTCTGCTAGCATAAGGTCTGGCCTAGGCTAAGTTAGGCTACGGAAATTGTGTGCGGCGTTTTAACGTATATCCTTAGAATTATTACATTATCAAGGCAATATAAGCTGTATGAACAGTAAATAGCCTACCCCAGTctgtcatatttgtttttaatgtacGTTGTCAAAAACAGATGTGTAGAAGCGTTTTCTTCTAGGAACATGCAACATATGTCATTTGTAGATTGCTTGCTGTTAGTGCTTCACCACTATCAAATTAGTGTACTATGTATGGCTGATAGGTTAACAAAGTCATACTAGCGCACATTCCTTTTTAACCCAGCATTGTACTGTGTAGGGATGATAGCACGTTGAAAATCCGTAAACGCCTGTGTTACCAGAAAGAATCTGTTCACACATATTTTCTGACTTATGATTTTACTTAAAATCATGTtcttacattttttcttttaattttgacCTATAAAACTTAATAAATTTTTTTATAACACAATTTCAGTATTTGACATATTTATAATGTTTTTGTTGCTTATTTTTCAATTAAACACAAACGGTTTACGTGCGCATATTCTCGTGAGATTTGATGTTATATCGTAAGTGTTCCAAGCATTCGAAACAGCAAGCATCAAATCGTACATTACCAAcgaaaatattttagaaaagcAACGTAACTTCGAGTTCGAAAATTTCGAGTTGACATTCATATCAAATGTTGATGAAAAACCATCCATAGCTAACTCGCTTAACTAACTCCCCATGCAGGGTGAGATTTACTTACTCTCTGCGAAAACATGAGTGCTTACACCAACTATCCATGACTAATGGCTTATCCCTAAAAATCAGATCCATTGATCCTTGCCTCATACCTTCAAAACGTGCATGACCACGTACATGTCTTCAAACTAATTGAAGGAGGGTTGTACCGATTGATAAGGCTTCGttacatgttttatttatttattttgagcGGAGTCCTCTGTGGATTCGATAATTCTGGCAAACTTGAGAGTTTGGGTAGCCCCGAAACAAGTTTGCCAACTACTGTATGTTGGCTGCATTGCAGTGAAGATGCATCGCCGGAGCGTTTACCTTCTTGTCagaacttgagaacaaattggtATTGGATGCTGGGTACAATCCCGTTCGTCGTTAGGCGGGACATTAAGTGCCCCATTCACCTGTCTGACCTGCCATCCAATTTTCTTGAAGGTCACAAAGGGTACAAAACAGCCTACGTTATATATAGCCCCTTCCCAGCTTCCTACAGTACTGTGCCATTTTAACAGAATGTTCACTGATATTGACAATATAAGTTTTACTTGGCAAAATTTCCGATCGTGGACCATATCTCTTATTatactaatataataataatagtcagCTGTTGTTTTAACGACGTTTATAAAAGACATATGTTGGAGAAACCCGCCAAGGGCTTATAGATTACAACTtatacacgtcgggtggcttccaatttaacattttaaaagttaagTTTGGAATCTTATGATATTCAGTAGGACCATTTTCATGATATTTGGACATTTCGGGCATGCCTTTACAGAATCTGGACGTTGTCATTTGAGTAGATTTGGGCGCACCGGTCTACTGTGGGCGAAACCATGCCATGAAAGACTTCCCATTTAAGCAAAACCATTTAGTCTGCACCATAGAAATTGTTGGTCTGCACCGATAGTGTATCGTATTCATCAGGACCCATCGTTATGAAGATTTAAGACTCAAAATGTGCGTTGGTATAtcagttattttttaattaagttTCGAAGGTCATTCAAACTATTTGAAAACTAAAATTATTTCGGAAACTGCATATTTCTACCGTTAGGCAATGTTGGCTTACTAAATTCCAACCGTGTCGAGATTGTATTCTCGCAAAACTGAACCACGTAACAACTATCATATAGACCTAATCCTAATAGACGGTAGTGTTGGTAATGTACTACGACTACTAGGCTCTAGTAGTAACTAATACTAATACTAGTCTTTAAGTAAGGTGACCCTATTTTTTCCAACAACACCAGGGACATGATGTTGaccattcccccctcccccttcaatTTTAACATCAAGCGTTATGCACAGGAACTATACgcttaaagaaaatgtggaatTTTGAGGCCTGTGAATGTTTTCATGGTTCTATCTAATTCTATGTTTCAACTTTCAAGGATGATGTTAAATCATAGAAGTTAAATGTTAGAAAACCTCATCCAGAAACAGGATTTTTGTCCAAGATATCAAAAATCCAATGCCAAAAATTTGACTGGGAGTCGCCTTTATATTACTTAGTTCAAAGGATGTTTTCCATGGACATACAGCCGATGAAATTGTTCAGGTGTAACAATGTTGTGATTATGTGCACGTCAGAGGTGCCTAGCCTCACGTTACAGGACAGTAGGTCAAGGCCCAAAGATGGCGTTGTGGCTATTTGCTAAGCATATGTGAACTATGATTATCCCAGCATAAGTATGTTTGACAAACCTTACATAATACTTAAAAATTTATGACATTACAAGGAATTACCTTGTAAAGTTGTAATGTTGTAGGCATAGCCCTAGTAGTTCCAGGCCTAAGATTCTACGAGAACTGTGTTAAGATTATTCCTCGGATTAGTGAGCCACATGCTAAGCATGTAATCAAACTTTTCATTAGTGGTAATGTGTTGTCAAACAAAGTTCAAAAAAACAAATCTGTGTTCACTTTGAGGCTAGGTTCATGTTTGCATTAGCTCTCAAATTCTGAATAGACCCTCTGATTTCTTTCCTGACTGCATTTACAGGTGGCAGGAGTCTCATCTTTAAGGTGGAAACATCTACTTTGCAGCCCACATCTACTTTGCAGCCAAGTTTCCACTTTTGTGACACTATTTCAGTACAATACTCTATCAAGATATCTTTACAGAGGTAGAAAAATTCAGTAGAAATGCCAAAATTGCTTGAAAAAAGACCTGAGCCTCCAGATCTCAAGGAAATTTTAGAAGACCTGACAAATTCTGAACCTGATGATGTTGCTTTCAACTTCTTCACAGTTAATGCTAAGTCATCCCAGGTGCTTGAAGTTGCTCATTTTTCAGGTAAAGATCTTCTGTTTTAGATCAAAGTTACTACAAAGATGAAGTGTAAAACTGGTGTTAttacaaaaaatacatttagTGACAGATATTGTCCAAAATTTTGCccaaatatgatgatgatgatgatgacgacgatggtgatgattatgatgatggaaggtcatttgaatttaacagaggtcaaagtctggaaaCCTTTTAAGCTTGCAAACTCAATTCTATGATGTCTTTTCTGTGTCACTGTTATAGGATTTGAGCTTTCCTATTTTAAGTGGCTGAGAGGGTTTTTCCAGTTCACTAATGACTGTTATCAGTCATCAACATTCAGAAGTATAATACCTTTGCAATGATTAAGTCATCTGGTAtgatgttctggtacttgacttcaggacacattttcctcagttgctctatcaatcaggtgattccatactcaattttaaatttataagGCAAAGAATCACTAAGCCTAGCTTTCTGGTTAAGTTCAATGTTGCTACAGTACATCACTGTTGGTTAAAAGGCACTTTTATTTTCATGCAGGTGTAGCAGCAACAGGTAAACAGTCAGATCTTGGCAGTTCCAGTAGACCAAGAggagaagaaaacaagaaacCTCAGGACCAGCTTTCGGAAGTTGACAAGTGTTATGAAAGAGTAACTGATCTAATAGAATCATACAACTATCTAAAAAACTCTCAAACAACGTTATCAGAGAGTTGCAACGAACTCGAGGTGATGGGTCAAAAGGTCCAAGAACAAATTTCAGAACTGAAAGATCACCTCAGCCACAGATGATGAAAAAATATCACTCAAGATAGATAGCATAGCCAAATGCCCAGTCTCAATATACAAAAATTGACCGTCATGTTGTGCCATTCTATACTCTTGCCTACAATAGCTTCTCAATCTACTAATGGTTGTGTTTTTAATGAGGAGCATCACTGAAAAATCCTCTAACAATAAACAAGTACTGTATTAAATGAAATGGGAGAGGGAAAGGGGTCATACCACTTACATGGTATGCTAGGTAGGCTACTGTTCCTTCTGACTGGCAACTTTGGCAAAGGGACACAACTAAACTTGACTAAACTGATTAGTTGATTTAACAAAGGACTTATTATCCCAAGGTCACAAGTTCAATCCCCATAACACCTAAAGTTTCTTTGCCCTTTacttcctgtaatttcccagcctttttatttgtttgctgATTCACTTAAATTTGAATACTACATATCAGAAATAACTTTAGTTGTTTGCatcttttaatatcaaataattCGGCCTGAAGGGAGAGGCTTTACTGAAGCTGAAAATGGCTTTATGAAGGAATTGTAAAGCATATACAGCCATCTACTTTAAATTTATTGATTATTTGAGTTTCTCTTGAATTCTGTTCACTTTGGATGGATATATTAAGCTCTGTTGGATCTAGAACATCTAACCTCCCTACCACTCTGTTTCACTAGAGTAAATACATGCAGTTGATGCTTACATTACAATCTACGATGTTTCTTGTATGCTTTCTAGGTCACAATTCTTTAACAGATAGTTACAGGATTGCTGCACACGATATGTAACTGTGGCAACTTTTGTTTAATTCTTGGTTAAATTAATGTTCATATATCATTAACTATTATTGGATTACTAAGGTTGCAAACAGAGGCACATGGAATGTTGTGACTATTGATTGATAGGCAAGTTACAGTGTATCAAGAAATTTTAGAATGTATTGATACAATTCAAActagaaagccagttggctttgtgattccttgacTAATGTAAAgggagttaaatttgtccaagaattaagtgtgAAGCAGAAAAGATCAGCTATTTCCAGCTCTTATTTGAAGcactcccttgtgggcatcaaccaattATTCACtgggtaaggattttacagtattttcttcaatatccagaaagaacagtcttcctatatGCAATATAGACACaacttttaccaattttgagctagcaaatcaaATCTGCCACTAACCATACCTTTTAATAAATGAAtaagagttacatgacattgttcaTACAccgtgaaatattttcacaactactGCCAAAGCCATCTAATATAAATCACAGAGACCAATTTTGAGCCCATTTtaagataacctgttgaccttTTGAAGCTGATAgtgaaaactgataagggcCACTTGAGTGTGTTTTCTACAAATATATCATTCATAGCAGACAATTTGTGTATCTCTAGACTTGAAATCATGTGTGGGTAGTTACCCTTCCTTTCTTCATGCTTGTACTTCTCACTCTCAGATCTTCATGTGAGGCTGGCTGTGTTAACACTCAACCAGGTGCCTTTTTTGTGAGACCAATTTAGGTGCAATGTCTTTTAACTTTGCAACAAACTGAAGACATGGTAGAACTTCTCAATTACTTTTCTCATAGATGTTAAATTATTTGGTTCGTATAAGATAGCATAAAGGTGGCATGTTTGCCTTTGGAATGTTTGCAGGCTATTAATAAATTCATCAAAGCATTACAAAAAGATGCTTTAATCTCTTCGTTTTCTCTTTACAAGTACATATGGTCATATATGACCGAAGTGAAATTATTGTCACTTCCCTTtctaaaggaaaaaaaatgttaaatccCTTATGTTAATCacaatcccccctcccccacccacaggGAATTTTCAATATGGATATCATCCTAAGGCCAAACCACAGGCTCTCCCTTTAAcgtgaaaaatatgaaatttttgaCATTCGGCATGCCGGTGGGTCATACAGCGAATCTGGGATATTAACGTAGATTGGACTGGAATGCACAATTTGTTgtgaaaaacaaacagaaaaatacaccaaatatgaaataatcTTTTTATCATAAATACTTAGCATACTCTCTGTAAAGGTAGTAAAGAGAAGTGAGACGGAAAGGACGAGAAAAAGATACGACGACCAGCAGGTTGATGTCTTAGGTGATTCAACATATTTGTGTATTAGATATTCACAATATGCAATTTTGCCTTGACATAAACACTATTAATTACAACACGGGGAATTAGCATAAGCAGAGTATGACATGTGATAATGGTTGGAGTAAAACATGATCAGGTTGTATCCACTTGAAAACATTCCAACCATCTAAAAAAGATCCTTCCAACTTGACTGTAGTTTGCATTGAATTTGCCTCAATCTTGGATACAGCATACACCACTGGTAACTAGAGACGAGGTACCGTAAAATGTTTTTTACTTTAGTCCACCAAGAGGCGTCAAAAGAGAGGCCTGGTTACCGGGGAAATTCTACCAGGCCCCCTTTCTTGTAATCTTCATTTTACTCAAGGTATATTGTGAAACTGAGaataaattatcatttataCCATATTTCCCCCAGCCCAATAAATGACCCTGGAGCTTTACTGTagctcctcccctccccccccccccttttccttTGAACTCTCTCCCCCTCTAATCAGGCCTGAGTCGCAAATTAGCACGAAGAACAATCAAATTACACATGATGAACCTCAAAATGTCTGTAaagtaaaacattaaataaatgTATGGCACCGGAAATTTTCTGTAACGgataaaacagtaaataaacTCAAAGAGCCAaatgattttatccacacattCTAATAGTTTGGTTGTAGGGTATCCtattatatgcaaatgacaCTTGACCTGGTCAAAATGATGCAAACCAAGACAAATGCAAAGCAAAATGTAGCTTTAACAAAGTAAGGTGAATTGACATTGTTCCCTTTTTACATTATCTTTGCTTCACACTACCCCCTGACATCCACCCCTATCCACAATGTATACAATCTATGAAGTTTCAaagaaatttacatttaaacaaAATCTTTTCTCAGCTTATTATAGCAGGCACAGACAAGTACAGGATAACCATACATTCATGTAGCAATGATATAATTAAGTCCAGGGTTAGGTAGCCAACTTTATGGAAAGCTTCTACAAATATTCTGttttcaaagtattttcattATTAACCGGTAAGTTTTCTGACTTTGATTACGTAACGGAATATCAGCATTTAGAACAAGAAATAACGTGTGCAGGCGAATGAGAGCTTACTGGGTATAAAATGCCTGTGTGGGcataaatgtcattttttttttttaccccaaactTTTAGGCAGCAACCTCTCTGTAAACTTTGACTATTTGAAAATGATTTGGTGATAAAGCATGCTACATGAGTGGTGGGGTGAGAAGAGATGTTTTCAGTCTTACACCTCTGTCCATAGGTCTATCCAGAGATATGAGAAGGCTGCAACAGAGGCATTCCTAGAATTACAGGCAACAAAATAACTCCATCCCCCCCTCCCAGACTCAGTAGAAAAAGATAAATGCTTCTCTAGGCTTAATTACAAAATGTTTGATATTAGTATCAGATATTTCAAGTGAGAACTGTTGAAAGTATTCACCATCACCAGTTATCATTAACTGAAACATGCtaatattgttttgtattacgAGGCAGGCAGAGAGTAGAGATTTTATTGACACTATACTTTTCTACGATGCTTTAGATACAGCTGACTCTGTACACCACAACACTAAAGTAGAAAACAATCTAATCGCGATAAACTTGTCATATCGTAAATGTGGAGATCCATACCAAATGATTATTTATACTGAAAACCGATActcaataaatcaatttaaaaaatatttcacattgcACCGCCGGataaacaaaacttaaaaccaTAATTTATACATCGGTCAGACGGCTCTGTGGTAATGTAAAAAGGCTGCAATGAGCAATTACGAATGAAGAACAGACAGAGGTCAAAGTACTGAAACGactttcttttcaatttaaacATTATTTTGGGGTTAAATCGTATAAGTGACGACACCTGATCCCGTTTGACAAAGCTTTGCCAATCAAGTGCCAATTTGTGGTGGGATCAAACTTTTCTGTGAACGACACTTTCAATTTCAAAGGATGCATCAAAGTCGCACCTCTAATCGTTAGGTGAACTTCATTACTTTTAATAGTTCTCTCCTCAGCTGTGATGCTCAACGATATCGTACACATCAAAAGCAGTCTTGTCCCTGATGTGCAGCTTTAGACCCTAGAATGCAAATTTCCAGTGCAAATCCAATGCAAATCATCACATTTCAACAGCAAGAATTTTCTGTTTGTGGAACGTGAGGAATCGAGGCCCTTTAAATTTTTTTGTAGCCAGGTAATAGACACTCCAACTGTCACAAGTTGTTGAAATATCtgaataattataaaataacaCTGAGTAAAACATACAGTAGAATGTAAATGCTTTCAGGCTGGGACAAGTCTTTGTAAAATAGAAATTACTGTGAGTAGTGACATATTGAATATGATTGCCACCAATCACTTAGAAGATAATAGAGTGTTGTGATCTCTAAAAACAACACTGTTTAATGAAGAGAAGAGCCATTGGTTTGGTTAACGGGGAATAGTTCATCCGACGACCAAATTGCAAACTGCTAAGCGCACTGACAAAATTTGCtacataaaaaaagaaaaaaaacctttcatagTAGCTTTTGTACAAAGAAACTTTTGAATATATGGTAAAATAAATTCACAAGCTGAATGGAGCTATGCAAAATGTAGACGctaaaattattccctggttaagacttggggggggggggtgagaaagCACACCACATATACGCTTACTTCATCTTCTTCTAATACAGATTACTTcacaatttaattaaatatttaacatatCAATAGGAAAATACAACTTAGTTTGCTTCCACAAACAccattgaaaaattaaaaatggttTATTTTTTCGGTTGTGATGAAGGTTGGTCGCTGCAAAACGATACCAGCCAATCTACCGGTCCACCCAGTATAACATGATGACACTAATAACTGCAGCAAAAAGTCCAAAATTGCCCCTACCGAATGACCGTGGTTACACCGCTTGACGAAATTGGTCGCCAATTCACCCCCAGGTGTTGTCTGCTGCGGGggtttttattcctttttacCTTGAAATCTTGTTATAGATAACTCCAATATTTGGTGACATGTACTTAGAATTTTGTCATGCATGTGCCCTTACACAATCATTAGTGTACAAGCACCCATTTATGGCTTCTTATTTTTACCGCTTAATAAGGATGTGTCGTCAGCGTCGCGTAGCGAGACGTTCCGTTTAGTTCACCGCTAGAGTATTAGTCTCTCCACGGCAGCGTTCACATCGCCATTCGTTGCTATCAATGCTTGGATGTTAGCATCTCTATTCACAAACCCCATCGCCGCCAGCTGTTCTAATTGTCTTTGATATCTCTGCTCTGCGGGAATCTACAATAGAAGAAGAAACATACAGGATACAGCATGAAAACTACAGACAGTTTTTCCAAATCTGTATCAAAATAAGCTAAATCATATTACATAATAGAATGAGTAAAACAGTCTTTTCATGGTAAATAACCTCAGTCAGATCTACCATGCCAACCTCACCCAACACACACAACCCGAAAGGGTTAACCTTTGTCCCTCCTCCCaactcccaaccccccccccaccgaaaaAAATTAAGTCCTGTTGACTGTTACGTCAACTAAGAAGGTAACAATTTAACATTCTAACAAATTATGTATGTGGAAAGCATGACTACATTCTTTGGAAGCTTCCTTTGACGTTGCAAATGTCCTCCATCCAGTTAGGTTTACTCCATGTTAGATTTTTGCAGGTGATATTTGAGATTTTGCATCGTGAGATGATATATATAGATGAGACTGTGAGCCTCAGGGTAAAGCCAAGTTGGGGGGTATGCACCCACGGAGCCCAGCTGTTCAGTTTTATTTCCTACCCCATTCAAGAATTTTCCATACTGGCCTATTTATAACTGTCACTACAGTTTCATCCCTAAGAGAAGGAATAAACTTTACCTTCCTGGAATTCATCAGAACATTTCCTACCATGACTATTACATTAGAGACGCTCCCTCATTATGCTTAAAAGACCCACTTTTCTTATGAAATCAAAAGTCCTCCAGTTAACCTTAGGCTTGGTCTTACATGTGTCTATCACTGTTAGGGTATCAATGTGGAAAACCATAAATGAGGATATGCTTGAACGTAGAAacttctttacttttttttacttctgtTTTATCCCACTGTTTAACCCTGACCagctttttcttttattaatttatttcaattaacCATTTGAGCACCTTACACCCTTGCACCCTTTGTTACAAGCCATCAAATTGTATCAAATACAAAAACTCAGGtgccattcccccccccccccccctactttcTCTGTCT
Proteins encoded:
- the LOC139978940 gene encoding uncharacterized protein, producing MPKLLEKRPEPPDLKEILEDLTNSEPDDVAFNFFTVNAKSSQVLEVAHFSGVAATGKQSDLGSSSRPRGEENKKPQDQLSEVDKCYERVTDLIESYNYLKNSQTTLSESCNELEVMGQKVQEQISELKDHLSHR